One window from the genome of Hoplias malabaricus isolate fHopMal1 chromosome X2, fHopMal1.hap1, whole genome shotgun sequence encodes:
- the LOC136676323 gene encoding leukemia inhibitory factor receptor-like isoform X1 has protein sequence MLTVFIMQLTKALLLLTLQITYTLTHRGPSVPRNVSVTQDFSSQTLSVTWMSDSTLFDIEIFRTDLKNIVLNETVSPEADPVSGQFGWTWKSKIPLQCTSHSVQIRARVDKSVSEWSPLQTVPGSDVRDKAQMFPQDKVVPVGSNVSFCCIMGKELFGSIETQNKKLEVTALDSRTFIATATNLPQSRATGTNIICTSSYAVISGAVVFVGYPPGDENLVCETRDLQGAVCHWRKGRDTGFIKKSLLTRYTVNGRPCREAKREKDEKVCHFERWENNWTLIAENALGKVQLHDFAHIINRVRLFAPVNFSADPKAWTSNINWIWTVPEYKSLDMKCEVNFTTGGPPSSRSYEGVGLSTIMLDGLRPDQEYSLYIRCGSRLRFWKWGDWSAPYQFRTKIDCPESPDVWVWRDSEKSGQILWKQLSPSDTHGALTMYEVHQRDRVEDDWKILPVLPTTFHFPITFGNSIDDVIVAVAARNLAGRSRLTAMPVPEFQADSQIKSRLLGNGGDLELTWQPWTNASLGYVVEWVPTGCVDNCTVQWLKIPEANTSATIQSGSLEVGVQYTLSVFALNDEATVLIQRHRVYGEELVPVRSVKSLSAKQSGKDVLLTWKPETIANQRGFIKGYIIYLVNGSHLELIGKVPDPELNSYTVKGLNLGFYKFTVKGYTSAGEGGGDTVAIKVSSDSDLLVEILVALGLMSFCLIIISVFCFTKREWVKKAFYPEIPGPKLAGDWTAPPAPLDVKPPPHSLVHIVESPEWDSGKIFSVPEEEEVENDENVEVDTDSDDPALLRYYNQLVSDDCNNTSDTSGSSSGSEDSAQTQVTYTGLQSPTPGYRPQNQPPGVADENQHQDLQENPSTGYRPQCTWQPDSPGSDNLSGSLGSPTSVTSSQFLLPENAEDQPDPPGTWFHNLLSGKL, from the exons ATGCTGACAGTTTTCATCATGCAGCTGACTAAAGCACTGCTACTACTAACTCTTCAAATaacatacacacttacacacagag gtcccTCTGTTCCCCGGAATgtatcagtgacacaggatttTTCATCTCAGACACTTTCTGTGACGTGGATGAGCGACTCAACTCTTTTTGACATTGAAATCTTCCGCACGGATTTGAAAAATATTGTGCTGAAT GAGACAGTTAGCCCTGAGGCTGATCCTGTGTCAGGGCAGTTTGGTTGGACCTGGAAATCCAAGATTCCCCTGCAGTGCACTTCTCACTCAGTTCAGATTCGAGCTCGAGTTGACAAGTCTGTCAGCGAGTGGAGCCCCCTGCAGACTGTACCAG GTTCTGATGTTCGGGATAAGGCCCAGATGTTCCCCCAGGACAAAGTGGTCCCAGTAGGCAGTAATGTGTCCTTCTGCTGTATCATGGGAAAAGAGCTATTTGGGAGCATTGAGACACAGAATAAGAAACTGGAAGTGACCGCGCTGGACAGCCGGACCTTCATTGCCACAGCAACAAACCTGCCCCAGTCCAGAGCAACTGGAACCAACATCATATGTACCTCCTCCTACGCTGTCATCAGTGGAGCTGTGGTTTTCGTGGGCT ACCCACCAGGAGATGAAAATTTGGTGTGTGAAACAAGAGATCTGCAGGGAGCTGTGTGCCACTGGAGAAAAGGGCGAGACACTGGATTCATTAAGAAATCTTTACTTACACGCTACACAGTCAACGGCAG ACCCTGTCGTGAGGCCAAAAGAGAAAAAGACGAGAAAGTCTGCCATTTCGAACGCTGGGAAAACAACTGGACTTTGATTGCTGAAAATGCTCTGGGAAAAGTCCAGCTTCATGACTTCGCCCACATCATTAATCGCG tgcgtTTGTTTGCTCCAGTGAATTTTTCTGCGGATCCTAAGGCATGGACTTCTAACATTAATTGGATCTGGACTGTCCCAGAGTATAAATCTTTGGACATGAAATGTGAGGTTAACTTCACCACTGGGGGGCCGCCTAGTAGT cgttccTACGAGGGAGTGGGATTGTCCACCATCATGTTAGATGGACTAAGGCCTGATCAGGAATATTCTTTGTACATTCGATGTGGTTCTCGGCTTCGATTTTGGAAATGGGGCGATTGGAGCGCCCCCTACCAATTTCGCACCAAAATAGACT GTCCTGAATCTCCAGATGTTTGGGTTTGGAGGGACAGTGAGAAATCTGGGCAGATTCTGTGGAAA CAGCTCTCTCCCAGTGACACTCATGGTGCTTTGACGATGTATGAAGTTCATCAGAGGGACAGAGTGGAGGATGATTGGAAGATTCTGCCTGTCCTGCCGACTACATTCCATTTTCCTATCACTTTTGGCAATAGCATTGATGATGTGATTGTTGCTGTGGCTGCACGTAACCTAGCTGGTCGTTCCCGTCTCACTGCCATGCCTGTTCCAGAATTCCAAGCAG ACTCTCAGATCAAATCGCGGCTGTTAGGCAACGGTGGGGATTTAGAACTGACCTGGCAACCCTGGACCAATGCTAGCCTCGGCTATGTTGTTGAGTGGGTTCCTACTGGCTGCGTGGACAACTGCACTGTTCAATGGCTGAAGATTCCAGAGGCAAACACAAGTGCCACCATCCAGTCAG gttctCTGGAGGTGGGAGTGCAGTACACACTCTCTGTGTTTGCTCTGAATGATGAAGCCACAGTCCTGATACAGAGACATCGTGTTTACGGAGAGGAACTAG TTCCTGTTCGTTCTGTCAAGTCCCTTTCCGCCAAGCAGTCAGGTAAGGATGTGCTTTTGACATGGAAACCTGAGACCATTGCCAACCAGAGAGGATTCATCAAGGGCTACATCATCTACTTGGTCAACGGTTCACATCTGGAGCTAATAG GTAAAGTTCCTGATCCAGAGCTGAACTCGTACACAGTGAAAGGTCTGAATTTGGGTTTCTATAAATTCACTGTGAAGGGGTACACTTCTGCTGGAGAAGGGGGCGGAGACACTGTGGCCATTAAGGTGTCGTCTGACA GTGATCTATTGGTTGAAATCTTGGTGGCGTTGGGGTTGATGTCTTTCTGCCTCATTATcatcagtgttttctgtttcacAAAAAGAGAATG ggtGAAGAAGGCATTCTACCCTGAGATTCCTGGACCCAAACTTGCAGGAGACTGGACAGCTCCTCCA gcTCCTCTGGATGTGAAGCCACCCCCACACAGCTTGGTGCACATCGTGGAGAGTCCGGAATGGGATTCGGGTAAGATCTTTTCTGTGCCAGAGGAGGAGGAAGTAGAGAATGATGAAAACGTGGAAGTGGACACAGACTCGGACGATCCTGCCCTCCTCAGGTATTACAACCAGTTGGTCAGCGATGACTGTAACAACACCTCAGATACATCTGGCTCCTCCAGTGGCTCTGAAGACTCTGCCCAGACCCAGGTGACTTACACAGGCCTCCAGAGCCCCACTCCCGGATACAGGCCTCAAAACCAGCCACCAGGTGTTGCTGACGAAAACCAACACCAGGACCTCCAAGAGAACCCAAGCACTGGATACAGACCTCAGTGTACCTGGCAACCGGACTCCCCAGGCTCAGATAACCTCAGCGGATCTCTGGGAAGCCCAACCTCTGTAACGTCCTCCCAGTTCCTCCTCCCTGAAAATGCAGAGGATCAACCAGACCCTCCTGGAACTTGGTTCCACAACCTTCTCTCAGGCAAATTATGA
- the LOC136676323 gene encoding leukemia inhibitory factor receptor-like isoform X2 — protein sequence MLTVFIMQLTKALLLLTLQITYTLTHRGPSVPRNVSVTQDFSSQTLSVTWMSDSTLFDIEIFRTDLKNIVLNETVSPEADPVSGQFGWTWKSKIPLQCTSHSVQIRARVDKSVSEWSPLQTVPGSDVRDKAQMFPQDKVVPVGSNVSFCCIMGKELFGSIETQNKKLEVTALDSRTFIATATNLPQSRATGTNIICTSSYAVISGAVVFVGYPPGDENLVCETRDLQGAVCHWRKGRDTGFIKKSLLTRYTVNGRPCREAKREKDEKVCHFERWENNWTLIAENALGKVQLHDFAHIINRVRLFAPVNFSADPKAWTSNINWIWTVPEYKSLDMKCEVNFTTGGPPSSRSYEGVGLSTIMLDGLRPDQEYSLYIRCGSRLRFWKWGDWSAPYQFRTKIDCPESPDVWVWRDSEKSGQILWKLSPSDTHGALTMYEVHQRDRVEDDWKILPVLPTTFHFPITFGNSIDDVIVAVAARNLAGRSRLTAMPVPEFQADSQIKSRLLGNGGDLELTWQPWTNASLGYVVEWVPTGCVDNCTVQWLKIPEANTSATIQSGSLEVGVQYTLSVFALNDEATVLIQRHRVYGEELVPVRSVKSLSAKQSGKDVLLTWKPETIANQRGFIKGYIIYLVNGSHLELIGKVPDPELNSYTVKGLNLGFYKFTVKGYTSAGEGGGDTVAIKVSSDSDLLVEILVALGLMSFCLIIISVFCFTKREWVKKAFYPEIPGPKLAGDWTAPPAPLDVKPPPHSLVHIVESPEWDSGKIFSVPEEEEVENDENVEVDTDSDDPALLRYYNQLVSDDCNNTSDTSGSSSGSEDSAQTQVTYTGLQSPTPGYRPQNQPPGVADENQHQDLQENPSTGYRPQCTWQPDSPGSDNLSGSLGSPTSVTSSQFLLPENAEDQPDPPGTWFHNLLSGKL from the exons ATGCTGACAGTTTTCATCATGCAGCTGACTAAAGCACTGCTACTACTAACTCTTCAAATaacatacacacttacacacagag gtcccTCTGTTCCCCGGAATgtatcagtgacacaggatttTTCATCTCAGACACTTTCTGTGACGTGGATGAGCGACTCAACTCTTTTTGACATTGAAATCTTCCGCACGGATTTGAAAAATATTGTGCTGAAT GAGACAGTTAGCCCTGAGGCTGATCCTGTGTCAGGGCAGTTTGGTTGGACCTGGAAATCCAAGATTCCCCTGCAGTGCACTTCTCACTCAGTTCAGATTCGAGCTCGAGTTGACAAGTCTGTCAGCGAGTGGAGCCCCCTGCAGACTGTACCAG GTTCTGATGTTCGGGATAAGGCCCAGATGTTCCCCCAGGACAAAGTGGTCCCAGTAGGCAGTAATGTGTCCTTCTGCTGTATCATGGGAAAAGAGCTATTTGGGAGCATTGAGACACAGAATAAGAAACTGGAAGTGACCGCGCTGGACAGCCGGACCTTCATTGCCACAGCAACAAACCTGCCCCAGTCCAGAGCAACTGGAACCAACATCATATGTACCTCCTCCTACGCTGTCATCAGTGGAGCTGTGGTTTTCGTGGGCT ACCCACCAGGAGATGAAAATTTGGTGTGTGAAACAAGAGATCTGCAGGGAGCTGTGTGCCACTGGAGAAAAGGGCGAGACACTGGATTCATTAAGAAATCTTTACTTACACGCTACACAGTCAACGGCAG ACCCTGTCGTGAGGCCAAAAGAGAAAAAGACGAGAAAGTCTGCCATTTCGAACGCTGGGAAAACAACTGGACTTTGATTGCTGAAAATGCTCTGGGAAAAGTCCAGCTTCATGACTTCGCCCACATCATTAATCGCG tgcgtTTGTTTGCTCCAGTGAATTTTTCTGCGGATCCTAAGGCATGGACTTCTAACATTAATTGGATCTGGACTGTCCCAGAGTATAAATCTTTGGACATGAAATGTGAGGTTAACTTCACCACTGGGGGGCCGCCTAGTAGT cgttccTACGAGGGAGTGGGATTGTCCACCATCATGTTAGATGGACTAAGGCCTGATCAGGAATATTCTTTGTACATTCGATGTGGTTCTCGGCTTCGATTTTGGAAATGGGGCGATTGGAGCGCCCCCTACCAATTTCGCACCAAAATAGACT GTCCTGAATCTCCAGATGTTTGGGTTTGGAGGGACAGTGAGAAATCTGGGCAGATTCTGTGGAAA CTCTCTCCCAGTGACACTCATGGTGCTTTGACGATGTATGAAGTTCATCAGAGGGACAGAGTGGAGGATGATTGGAAGATTCTGCCTGTCCTGCCGACTACATTCCATTTTCCTATCACTTTTGGCAATAGCATTGATGATGTGATTGTTGCTGTGGCTGCACGTAACCTAGCTGGTCGTTCCCGTCTCACTGCCATGCCTGTTCCAGAATTCCAAGCAG ACTCTCAGATCAAATCGCGGCTGTTAGGCAACGGTGGGGATTTAGAACTGACCTGGCAACCCTGGACCAATGCTAGCCTCGGCTATGTTGTTGAGTGGGTTCCTACTGGCTGCGTGGACAACTGCACTGTTCAATGGCTGAAGATTCCAGAGGCAAACACAAGTGCCACCATCCAGTCAG gttctCTGGAGGTGGGAGTGCAGTACACACTCTCTGTGTTTGCTCTGAATGATGAAGCCACAGTCCTGATACAGAGACATCGTGTTTACGGAGAGGAACTAG TTCCTGTTCGTTCTGTCAAGTCCCTTTCCGCCAAGCAGTCAGGTAAGGATGTGCTTTTGACATGGAAACCTGAGACCATTGCCAACCAGAGAGGATTCATCAAGGGCTACATCATCTACTTGGTCAACGGTTCACATCTGGAGCTAATAG GTAAAGTTCCTGATCCAGAGCTGAACTCGTACACAGTGAAAGGTCTGAATTTGGGTTTCTATAAATTCACTGTGAAGGGGTACACTTCTGCTGGAGAAGGGGGCGGAGACACTGTGGCCATTAAGGTGTCGTCTGACA GTGATCTATTGGTTGAAATCTTGGTGGCGTTGGGGTTGATGTCTTTCTGCCTCATTATcatcagtgttttctgtttcacAAAAAGAGAATG ggtGAAGAAGGCATTCTACCCTGAGATTCCTGGACCCAAACTTGCAGGAGACTGGACAGCTCCTCCA gcTCCTCTGGATGTGAAGCCACCCCCACACAGCTTGGTGCACATCGTGGAGAGTCCGGAATGGGATTCGGGTAAGATCTTTTCTGTGCCAGAGGAGGAGGAAGTAGAGAATGATGAAAACGTGGAAGTGGACACAGACTCGGACGATCCTGCCCTCCTCAGGTATTACAACCAGTTGGTCAGCGATGACTGTAACAACACCTCAGATACATCTGGCTCCTCCAGTGGCTCTGAAGACTCTGCCCAGACCCAGGTGACTTACACAGGCCTCCAGAGCCCCACTCCCGGATACAGGCCTCAAAACCAGCCACCAGGTGTTGCTGACGAAAACCAACACCAGGACCTCCAAGAGAACCCAAGCACTGGATACAGACCTCAGTGTACCTGGCAACCGGACTCCCCAGGCTCAGATAACCTCAGCGGATCTCTGGGAAGCCCAACCTCTGTAACGTCCTCCCAGTTCCTCCTCCCTGAAAATGCAGAGGATCAACCAGACCCTCCTGGAACTTGGTTCCACAACCTTCTCTCAGGCAAATTATGA